In Novipirellula caenicola, the genomic stretch ACACACGTGTGTGATGCTCCGGTGCAATCCCGATGCCAGTATCTTGAACTTCGAGCAACATCTGATCTTGCTCTTGCCACCAACGCACGGTCACACGCCCCTTTTCGGGCGTATACTTGATTGCGTTGCCGATCAAATTATCCAAGATCGTCGTCAAGCCATCTTCGTCAGCGTACACAAGTATCGGAGATGGCGGTGGCTCGACCACCAATTGAATCTCCTTTCGCTGCGCCGCATCGGTGTTGTGATTAAAACAGGTGTCGACGACTTTGTTCACCGACACATCGGTGATCTCGAACGCTTCTTCGCCCGATTCGACACGTGCGATTTGCAGCATGTCAAGAATCAGCTGATGCAAACGCTCGGCCTGTTCCTCGATCCGATCAACGAATTTCAAATTGTTCTCGGGATCGCTCATCGCACCTAGACGAAGTGTTTCCGCATACGCCTTGATTGACGCGAGTGGTGTTTTCAATTCATGAGAGACATTGGCGACAAATTCTTGGCGTAGATTCTCGAGCCGTCTCAGCTCGGTGATGTTGTGCAACACCATCACGACGCCGTTGGCAGGATCGCCGGGTAAACAGGTTGCCCGCACTGCCAAATCTCGCCGAACTTGACAGATCGATTCGAATTCAGTTTGCTCGGGTCCGCCGCTTTCCAAGCACTTTTGCACCAACTCGTACAGCGGACGACTGCGAACGGCCTCGAGCAAAGGTCGGCCGACCTCGTTGGCGGTGGCAAAATTGAGCAGCGTCTTGCTGGCGTCATTGGCCAACACGATTCGCTCGTCCATGTCGATGGCGATGATGCCCTCGTCCATGCTGCTGAGCACCGTCGACATCTGCTCGTTCTTCTCACGCAATTGCCGAAATCGCCGTCCCAGTTCGGACTGCATTTGGTTGAATGCTTCGGCTAACAAGCCAACCTCGTCGTGGCTGCGAACCTGCACCGGTGCTTGATCGATCCCACTCGCAATCGCCTGGGCACGGTCGGTAAGTTGAGCAAGTGGATTGATAATCCGGCCGACGAGCGCGTAGGTCAGCGCCGTTGCGATTGCACCGAACAACAGTGCTAGCAGCCACAACGAGCGCCGAACGGTATCCACACGCTCGTTGATCGTATCCAGCTCGACCGCGACTCGCACAAAAGCCGATCTTCCCTTGGACGATTTCATTTTCAGAGCGAGATAATACATATCCAAATGAACCGTTGGACTCTCGCGGGTCGCCACCCCTTTGCCGGTTTTGCTGGCCTCCCGCAACTCAGGACGGTTCGCATGATTCAGAACCGTCTTTGGATCTCGCTCGGATTCGGCCAAGACAACGCCTTCGTCGTCCGTGATCGTCAGACGCATCTGAGTCTCGGTTGCTAATTGCACAATCAATGCTTGCAATTCTGCTTTAGCCTGGCTCACCGATTCTTCGTCGCCCTCTTTGTCAAGAACGTCAGCGACCAAGTCCGTTACGTGGCTACGCAAAACGATGGCGGTGTCAAACAACCGCTGCTCCACTTGCCGATTGATTTCTTCTCGCTGCGCCGAGGTCACGATGAACAGGAACCCCACGGCCAGCATCAAGTTCAAGCCAACCGAAATCAGGAACAGTTTCCAAAACAGACGAGATGACCGCACAGCAGGCCCCGAACAGGTTTTCGCAATACTTTACAAAGGACGCCACGGCGATACGCAACGAGATTCGATCGCTCAGCGTTTAATCTCTCAGTGTTTCATTGCTGAGCGATCATCGAGCAGATTCACCGAGCGAAATGCGGCTACCGCACCGTCCTAGAACAAAGCGGCCCACATTCCCATAACGGAATTTAGATAGCAAGGGGGAGCGGGAGTGCCGATGATGCGGTTGCCGTTTCTTCATCGAATCCACACCTCGGGACACCATTCCTTCATATTCCAAGTGATTATCAGCGGGCCAATGGTTCTCAGCGGCCCAGCGTTCTCAGTAGCCCAGCGTGTTCTCCACCGTCACGTTTGTCCGATTCACGCGTCTGAGCGGCGATGCGGATCTACCGACGATGTGATGCCTCTGCCGGAGTGAGAAACTGCAAATTCCCTTTGACGCGAGCGGGGTAAATTTGCGATGCCTTCCCATACCGATTGCTCGGTTTTTGCTGCTGCCCGGGGATGCGTTTCGCCATCCATCGAATTCAGCCTGTGTCCGATTCGATAGCGTCCTCAAGTCCTTGGAGAACAAAATGTCGCTGCTTTTGACCATCCTTCGCGCCGCACATTGTCGCAGCACGCATCACTATTTCGCTCTCGATGCGATCCCCATGCTGAAAACCCCGTCAGGGATGCTGCTGGGGAATCTTCTGCTGCAGCACTACAACGCCTACCTAACTGGTGCTAAGGATCCAGACACAAAGTTTCGCGACTTCAAAAACCACGTGCTGCATGTCGGCGACAACCATTGGGGCGGCGCCCCGAAGGCATGTGAAAAATGGCTGGCCATCGCAATCGAGCAGCTGCAAAATCAACAATACAAAGACGCCGCCTACAGCTTGGGCGTGCTCAGCCACTACTTCACCGACCCGATCATGCCGCTGCATACCGGTTCGAGCGAACGTGAGGGTGTCGTCCATCGGCCGATGGAATGGAGCGTTTGTCAGGCATACGAGGAAATCTACAGCCAAATCCGCAATGGTGAGGTTCGCGTCGACTTCCAACTCGCTCGGCATGAAGATTGGATCTCCGAGGCCGTGACCACCGCAGC encodes the following:
- a CDS encoding ATP-binding protein encodes the protein MRSSRLFWKLFLISVGLNLMLAVGFLFIVTSAQREEINRQVEQRLFDTAIVLRSHVTDLVADVLDKEGDEESVSQAKAELQALIVQLATETQMRLTITDDEGVVLAESERDPKTVLNHANRPELREASKTGKGVATRESPTVHLDMYYLALKMKSSKGRSAFVRVAVELDTINERVDTVRRSLWLLALLFGAIATALTYALVGRIINPLAQLTDRAQAIASGIDQAPVQVRSHDEVGLLAEAFNQMQSELGRRFRQLREKNEQMSTVLSSMDEGIIAIDMDERIVLANDASKTLLNFATANEVGRPLLEAVRSRPLYELVQKCLESGGPEQTEFESICQVRRDLAVRATCLPGDPANGVVMVLHNITELRRLENLRQEFVANVSHELKTPLASIKAYAETLRLGAMSDPENNLKFVDRIEEQAERLHQLILDMLQIARVESGEEAFEITDVSVNKVVDTCFNHNTDAAQRKEIQLVVEPPPSPILVYADEDGLTTILDNLIGNAIKYTPEKGRVTVRWWQEQDQMLLEVQDTGIGIAPEHHTRVFERFYRADKARSRELGGTGLGLSIVKHLCQAFGGSVKLCSKPGEGSTFQVRLPLS